The DNA window CAGGAAGCCGTCCTCTTCGAAGGTGATCTTCGCGAGACCTTTGATGCATTTCGAGAGCGTTCCGTCCGAAAGAGTCTTCATTTTGAGTTTCGCGTTGTCCGCGACCATATTGACCCTTTCGCCGCCCTCGATAAAGGAAACGGAGTCGGGCTTTTTCAAAGTAACTTCCGCGTGGCAGACTCCCTTCTCGCAGTTGATGACGGGGAAGTCCGCGTCGGGCGAAAAGGCGAGAGAAGGGACTTCCTCGGTTTTGAGATAGCGTTCGATGCATTTCCAGCCGCTCTCTTCGTTCAGCCCCGCGATCAAGCGGATGCGACGGCGCGGTTCTTTTCCTTCGCTCAAAAGGGATTTCAGCGCGTAAAACAGGGCTACGAACGGACCTTTATCGTCCTCCGCGCCTCTGCCGTAGATGATCTTGTCGTTTTCTTCTTCTTGGATCTCGCCGAGGGGCGAGCGCGTCCAGCCGCTTCCGAAAGGGACGACGTCGAGGTGGAAGGGGATCCCGAGAAGTTCGCCTTCGCCGATCTCCGCATAGCCGCACATCCCGTCGAGGTCTTTTACGCGCATTCCCTCTTTCTCCGCGAGGGATAAAAAGGCGTCGAGCGCGGCGCGCGTCCCTTTGCCGAAAGGCGCGCTTGGGGCGGGTTCCGCCTGCACGCTGTCGATCGCGAGAAAGGAAAGGAGAGTATCGGTCATTTGCTTTTCGAATTCTTTCATAAAGCCACCTTAAAAGAATAACTACGCTATTATATGCCCCCGAGAGGCGCGATTGTCAAGTCCGCGGCGGGAAAAGATCGGATCCGTAAGGAATAGCGGGAGCGTTTTTGCCCATAATTCGAAATATGGATCCCGTTCTTCGCGTCGCCGTGTTTTCCGTTTCGAGCTTTCTGTTTCTTTTCGTGATCACGAAAATCATGGGAAAGAAGCAGATCGCGCAACTTTCCTTTTTGGATTACGTCATCGGGATCTCTTTGGGGTCGATCGCCGCGGAAATGTCCACCGATCCCGAACGTCCGTTTTATCACTTCTTCATCGCGATGACGATCTATCTCGTCTTGGATCTGATCCTGACCTTTCTCGCGCGCAAAGCGATCTTTTTGAAGAAGTTCGTTCGCGGTCGCCCGATCGTCTTGATCGAGAGCGGAAAGATCAATTACGGGAATCTGTCGCGCAGTAAGCTCGATATAAACGACCTTCTCTCGATGTGTCGTGCGAAAGGGTATTTCGATCTTCGGTCGGTCGCCTATTGCATTTTCGAGACGAGCGGGGAAGTCTCGATCCTGCCCGCGAGGAGCGCCGTCCCCGCGAAAAGCGTCGATCTCGGCGCGGTGCCGCCCGAACCTTCGCTGAGTAAGGACGTCATCGAGGACGGGCGAATCATCGAAAAAGCGCTTCGGCAGATCGGGAAGGACGAAGCGTGGCTGAAAGAGCGGCTCGGAATTTCGGATGAAAGCGAGATCAAAAAGATCGCGCTTGCGACCTACTACGAGGATACGAAAGAATTAATGATTCATTACAAGGATGCATAGCGCCGTTTTGAAAAACTATTCGAAATCTTTGAGACCCAAGAGATAATCTACGGAAACTTTGTAAAAGGCGGCGAAATCCGCAAGCAAAGAAAGAGACGGTTCTCTTTGCGATTTCTCGTAATGGAGATAAGTAACGCTGTTTAAGTTAAACTTTGCGGCGACCTCTTTTTGCGTAAGTCCGCTTTCTTTGCGAAGTTCTCTCAACCGTTCGCCGAGTTTAATCTCCATTTCGAGCACCTCTCTTTTTCGATCATTGACAATCTACCATTTTGGTAGTAAAATTTCAGTATAACTACCAAATCGTTAGTTTTTCGTTTTTGTCTCAAAAAGGGGGAAATATGAAGAGAAAGTGTTTTTTGATTCTTTTAGGGATAGCTGCCGCACTATGGTTGTTCGCTTCTTGCGACATCTTAAATTCGCAAAATGATCAGAAGAGTACGACGGATTCCGATCGGATTCGTTCGGTCTATACGGCGTATGCGGAAAACGGCGGCACTCTTTCTTACGATGAATGGCTCGCCTCGATCAAAGGCGAGAAGGGCGACCCGGGAGCAAACGGAAAAGACGGCGCCGCGGGAAACGGAATTGAGAAAATCGAAAAGACCGCGACCGAAGGGTTGGTTGACACTTATACGATTACTTTTACGGATGGAACGACTTCCGCCTTTACGATTACGAACGGTAAAGACGGAGAGGATGGCAAGGACGGAAAGGGCGCCGAGGACGGAAAAGACGGGATAGACGGGGTAAACGCAGACGGCACCTCTCCGAATCCAAACGCGCCCACGGCGGATTATTATTTCCGTTTCAAACTGCTCGAAAACGCCACCTACGAGATCACGGCGCGTTATCAAGATCTTCCCCCGGTTGTAAGGATCCCTTCTACCTATAACGGAAAAGCCGTAACGGTGATCGGAGAAAGTGCCTTCCAAAATAGAACGTCAATGGATGAGATCGTGATTCCGGACAGCGTAACAACAATTGAGAGTTATGCGTTCTACGGTTGCACGGGTTTGACTTCCGTTACGATTCCGGATAGTGTAACCCGCATTGAGGGTGTTACGTTCTACGGTTGCGCGAGCTTGACTTCCGTTACGATTCCGAACGGCGTAACGAGTATTGGGATCAGTGCGTTCTACGGTTGCGCGAGCTTGACTTCCGTTACGATTCCGAACGGCGTAACGAGTATTGGGAGCGATGCGTTCAGCGGTTGTACGGGCTTAACTTCGATTTCTTATGAGGGAGATATTTCGGGGTGGTGCACGATTTCTTCGGGGTTGAGCAATTTGATCGGCACCGTGCCGATTAAGATCGGGGGAACCCTCAGAGAGGAATTGTTTGTTGGAGATGTAACGATTCCGAACAGCGTAACGAGTATTGGAAACTATGCGTTCAGAGGTTGTACGGGCTTGACCTCTATTACGATCCCGAACAGCGTAACGAGCATTGGGAACTATGCGTTCAGCGGTTGTACGGGCTTGACTTCGATTACGATCCCGGAGAGCGTAACAAATATTGGATCATATGCGTTTTCGGGTTGCACGGGATTAACTTCCATCACGATCCCGGAGAGCGTAACAAATATTGGATTATATGCGTTTTCGCGTTGCACGGGGTTGACCGCGATCAGCGGCAGCGCGGGAATGGTTTCGGTTGTCGCAAAGCAATGCGGAAGTGTCTCGTTTTCCGTAACCATTACTTCGGGAACGACGATCGGGAACAGTGCGTTTTCGGGTTGCACGGGATTAACTTCCATCACGATCCCGGAGAGCGTAACGAGTATCGGCGAAGCTGCATTCTATGGCTGTAACGGCTTAACTTCCGTTACGATTCCGAATAGCGTAACGAGCATCGGAGAACGTGCGTTTTACGGTTGCACAGAATTAACCGCGATTACCGGCAATGCGGAGATGGCTTCGGTTGTGGCGAAACAATGCGGAAGTTCCTCGTATTCGGTGACGATCTGTTCGGGCGAAACGGTAATTCCTCAAAATGCGTTTAAGAATTGTTCGGGTTTAACTTCCATCACGATAGGAAAGAGCGTAATAAGCATTGGCAAATTTGCGTTTGACGGTTGTAATAGTTTATCATCCATTACGATCTCGAACTCTGTTACGAGCATCGATTATAATGCATTATATGGTTGTTCGGGTTTAACTACGATTTATTATGAAGGCGATCTTGCAAGCTGGTGCGCTATAATGGATCACGGCAATTTGATGTCTAAAGATCGCTGCTCCTTATATATAAACGGAAAGAAGATTGAAGGTGATCTTGTTATCCCGAGCAGTATAACGAGCATTTGTTCCTGCGCGTTTTATTGCGCGGGTTTAACTTCAATTCATTATGAGGGGGATCTTTCGGAATGGTGCGCGATGGAGAGAGGCTATCAAATTATTGCGGAAGATTGCGATTTGTATATAGATGGGCATAAGATTGAAGGTGATCTTATAATCCCGAACGGAGTAACAAGCATAGGTTATTACGCGTTTGAAGGGTTCCGTAGCTTGACTTCCGTTACAATTCCATCGACTGTAACGAGCATTGGCGTGTGTGCGTTCGGAAATTGCATCGGCTTAACTTCGATTTCGATCCCGGAGAGCGCAACG is part of the Clostridia bacterium genome and encodes:
- a CDS encoding leucine-rich repeat domain-containing protein codes for the protein MKRKCFLILLGIAAALWLFASCDILNSQNDQKSTTDSDRIRSVYTAYAENGGTLSYDEWLASIKGEKGDPGANGKDGAAGNGIEKIEKTATEGLVDTYTITFTDGTTSAFTITNGKDGEDGKDGKGAEDGKDGIDGVNADGTSPNPNAPTADYYFRFKLLENATYEITARYQDLPPVVRIPSTYNGKAVTVIGESAFQNRTSMDEIVIPDSVTTIESYAFYGCTGLTSVTIPDSVTRIEGVTFYGCASLTSVTIPNGVTSIGISAFYGCASLTSVTIPNGVTSIGSDAFSGCTGLTSISYEGDISGWCTISSGLSNLIGTVPIKIGGTLREELFVGDVTIPNSVTSIGNYAFRGCTGLTSITIPNSVTSIGNYAFSGCTGLTSITIPESVTNIGSYAFSGCTGLTSITIPESVTNIGLYAFSRCTGLTAISGSAGMVSVVAKQCGSVSFSVTITSGTTIGNSAFSGCTGLTSITIPESVTSIGEAAFYGCNGLTSVTIPNSVTSIGERAFYGCTELTAITGNAEMASVVAKQCGSSSYSVTICSGETVIPQNAFKNCSGLTSITIGKSVISIGKFAFDGCNSLSSITISNSVTSIDYNALYGCSGLTTIYYEGDLASWCAIMDHGNLMSKDRCSLYINGKKIEGDLVIPSSITSICSCAFYCAGLTSIHYEGDLSEWCAMERGYQIIAEDCDLYIDGHKIEGDLIIPNGVTSIGYYAFEGFRSLTSVTIPSTVTSIGVCAFGNCIGLTSISIPESATSIGNDAFYCCTELTSITIPNGVTSIGDTVFYGCTGLTSISFQGTMRQWYDSWYGTHQQGGEYVIHCTDGDIVDTKYMD
- a CDS encoding Sapep family Mn(2+)-dependent dipeptidase, whose product is MKEFEKQMTDTLLSFLAIDSVQAEPAPSAPFGKGTRAALDAFLSLAEKEGMRVKDLDGMCGYAEIGEGELLGIPFHLDVVPFGSGWTRSPLGEIQEEENDKIIYGRGAEDDKGPFVALFYALKSLLSEGKEPRRRIRLIAGLNEESGWKCIERYLKTEEVPSLAFSPDADFPVINCEKGVCHAEVTLKKPDSVSFIEGGERVNMVADNAKLKMKTLSDGTLSKCIKGLAKITFEEDGFLLTAKGVSAHGSTPDKGENAILKLLFAAKSSNEFIADLYDAFFKTDGSGLKIACSDEKSGALTMNVGYAKTEGDSVSFGLDIRYPVTVKEETVLAAIKSALPEATVTVSGRHLPLFVAPDSELVSALIAAYNEVTGENAAPISIGGATYARAFPNAVAFGPVFPGEDSKIHQADECVRLSALVKAAEIYKRALEKLAF
- a CDS encoding helix-turn-helix domain-containing protein; the protein is MEIKLGERLRELRKESGLTQKEVAAKFNLNSVTYLHYEKSQREPSLSLLADFAAFYKVSVDYLLGLKDFE
- a CDS encoding DUF421 domain-containing protein, coding for MDPVLRVAVFSVSSFLFLFVITKIMGKKQIAQLSFLDYVIGISLGSIAAEMSTDPERPFYHFFIAMTIYLVLDLILTFLARKAIFLKKFVRGRPIVLIESGKINYGNLSRSKLDINDLLSMCRAKGYFDLRSVAYCIFETSGEVSILPARSAVPAKSVDLGAVPPEPSLSKDVIEDGRIIEKALRQIGKDEAWLKERLGISDESEIKKIALATYYEDTKELMIHYKDA